A section of the Mastomys coucha isolate ucsf_1 unplaced genomic scaffold, UCSF_Mcou_1 pScaffold15, whole genome shotgun sequence genome encodes:
- the LOC116090424 gene encoding olfactory receptor 8K3-like, with amino-acid sequence MDTYNLTVLKYFILTGITDLPELQAPLFGLFLIIYMTSVVGNLGLIVLTKIDSRLQTPMYFFLRQLSLTDLGYSTAVGPKMLINFVSDQPTISFIWCSVQLTFFSVFITTEVFILSAMAYDRYVAICHPLLYTIIMSQRLCHVMVAIPYFYSMFISLLTIIKIFTSSFCSHNIIRHFYCDSLPLILMLCSDTQEIKLIILIFATFNLISSLLVVSMSYILILVSILRMNSSEGRHKAFSTCGSHLTVIVIFYGTLFFMYAQPKSIHSFETGQIASLFYTLVIPMLNPMIYSLRNQEVKEALHRKWKMCVNILLKL; translated from the coding sequence ATGGATACATACAATCTTACAGTATTGAAGTATTTCATTCTAACTGGAATCACAGATCTCCCTGAGCTTCAGGCCCCTTTATTTGGACTCTTTCTCATTATATACATGACATCTGTAGTAGGTAATTTGGGCTTGATCGTCCTCACTAAAATAGACTCTAGGCTTCAGACACCTATGTACTTTTTCCTCAGACAGCTCTCTCTCACCGACCTTGGTTATTCAACTGCTGTGGGACCTAAAATGTTAATAAACTTTGTTTCTGATCAACCTACAATTTCCTTTATTTGGTGCTCAGTCCAGCTGACCTTCTTCAGCGTGTTTATAACCACTGAAGTTTTCATTCTGTCAGCCATGGCCTATGACCGTTATGTAGCCATCTGCCATCCACTACTGTATACAATCATAATGTCACAAAGATTATGCCATGTTATGGTGGCAATACCTTACTTCTATAGCATGTTTATATCCCTACTGACCATTATCAAGATTTTCACTTCATCATTTTGTAGCCATAATATCATAAGGCATTTCTACTGTGACAGTCTGCCATTGATATTGATGTTATGCTCAGACACACAAGAAATTAAACTGATAATTTTAATCTTTGCAActtttaatttgatttcttctcttCTGGTAGTCTCCATGTCTTATATCTTGATCCTTGTGTCCATTCTCAGGATGAACTCTTCAGAAGGCAGGCACAAGGCCTTCTCAACATGTGGCTCTCATTTAACAGTGATAGTTATATTCTATGGTACTCTATTTTTCATGTATGCACAACCAAAATCTATTCACTCCTTTGAGACTGGTCAAATCGCATCTTTGTTCTATACACTGGTTATCCCCATGCTGAATCCAATGATCTACAGTTTGAGGAACCAAGAAGTGAAGGAGGCCTTgcatagaaaatggaaaatgtgtgtgaatattctacttaaattataa